One stretch of Candidatus Eremiobacterota bacterium DNA includes these proteins:
- a CDS encoding MmcB family DNA repair protein codes for MIDYIPLTATAGKRTTTAELRALACERMRRLGYPYVATEFSPGGSGCRFDVIGLGRYTRQVRIYEVKSSRADFLADGKWPAYLPYCTHFAFVAPAGAIQRWELEREIGLIEYGHPAFERMLANRRFGFTLRPEDALRASRPARRLRPAVGDGEWLALLETIAFARPLQCDDDPTFTDGAGI; via the coding sequence TTGATCGACTACATTCCGCTGACCGCGACAGCGGGGAAGCGCACGACGACCGCCGAGCTGCGCGCGCTGGCGTGCGAACGCATGCGGCGGCTGGGCTATCCGTACGTCGCGACGGAGTTCTCGCCGGGCGGGTCGGGCTGCCGGTTCGACGTGATCGGGCTGGGGCGCTACACGCGCCAGGTGCGCATCTACGAGGTGAAGTCGTCGCGCGCCGACTTTCTCGCCGACGGGAAGTGGCCCGCGTACCTGCCCTACTGCACGCACTTCGCGTTCGTCGCGCCGGCCGGCGCGATTCAGCGCTGGGAGCTCGAGCGCGAGATCGGCTTGATCGAGTACGGTCATCCGGCGTTCGAGCGGATGCTCGCGAACCGCCGCTTCGGCTTCACGCTGCGGCCGGAGGACGCGCTGCGCGCCTCGCGGCCGGCTCGCCGCTTGCGTCCGGCGGTCGGCGACGGCGAATGGCTCGCGCTGCTCGAAACCATCGCGTTCGCGCGGCCGTTGCAATGCGACGACGATCCCACCTTCACCGACGGAGCCGGTATTTGA
- a CDS encoding glycosyltransferase family 39 protein, whose protein sequence is MKYATWIIVAFVTLMRGFAAWKLPLTGVEAYYWEWAKHLALGYADHPPMVAYLIFPFDWVTANPFWLRLPFLLCGVVATLAAAATAKRLTGDERAGMVTALAMTLAPLLSVGFVLATPDGPLMAGWALCLYLTVRASQTHARRDYLLLGVALAFALLSKMFAFALIAGIVAWAPAPPRRSLWREGLALSFVVAAILFAPFLAWNAAHHWETFAFAFQQRHQAEPRWYRPFTYLLANAGAYSPGLWLAGLMVLVRPRNALIAWTAIPLAALLVLLNFHERIELHWIFGPFVSLCVGMGLAFEALSHRARVLWATAAAVPAAVLIPFLFVAAAFPGQLYHQFLATGSSLRNSGPFEIFTYWPLAQDVRRMADANDAVVVTDGYGFSSQMDFEAGIPPVFVGYNAQGQEARHWYDPDMHPKRILFVDKEALVAVKGRPETYPGRPDFNRRLHEACRAVEPGPGLEYSYTDPSGHTVPARRYFLTWCIDPRPNALRILRWEETPPSGTARR, encoded by the coding sequence GTGAAGTACGCGACCTGGATCATCGTCGCGTTCGTCACGTTGATGCGCGGTTTCGCCGCGTGGAAGCTGCCGCTCACCGGCGTCGAAGCGTACTACTGGGAGTGGGCCAAGCACCTCGCGCTCGGCTACGCGGATCATCCGCCGATGGTGGCGTACTTGATCTTTCCGTTCGATTGGGTGACGGCGAACCCGTTCTGGCTGCGGCTTCCGTTTCTGCTGTGCGGCGTCGTCGCGACGCTCGCGGCGGCGGCGACCGCGAAGCGCTTGACCGGCGACGAGCGCGCGGGGATGGTGACCGCGCTGGCGATGACGCTCGCGCCGCTGCTCTCGGTCGGCTTCGTCCTGGCGACGCCCGACGGCCCGCTGATGGCGGGCTGGGCGCTGTGCTTGTACCTGACCGTGCGCGCCTCGCAGACGCACGCGCGGCGCGACTACCTGCTGCTCGGCGTCGCGCTCGCGTTCGCGCTGCTCTCGAAGATGTTCGCGTTCGCGCTGATCGCCGGGATCGTCGCCTGGGCGCCCGCGCCGCCGCGGCGCTCGCTGTGGCGCGAAGGGCTGGCGCTCTCGTTCGTCGTCGCGGCGATCCTGTTCGCGCCGTTCCTGGCGTGGAACGCGGCGCATCACTGGGAGACGTTCGCGTTCGCGTTTCAGCAGCGCCACCAGGCCGAGCCGCGCTGGTACCGTCCGTTCACGTACTTGTTGGCCAATGCCGGCGCGTACTCGCCGGGGCTTTGGCTCGCGGGACTGATGGTGCTGGTGCGGCCGCGCAACGCGCTGATCGCGTGGACCGCGATCCCGCTCGCCGCGCTGCTGGTTCTTCTCAACTTCCACGAACGGATCGAGCTGCACTGGATCTTCGGGCCGTTCGTCTCGCTGTGCGTCGGGATGGGGCTCGCGTTCGAAGCGCTCTCGCACCGCGCGCGCGTGCTGTGGGCGACGGCGGCCGCGGTCCCGGCGGCGGTGCTGATCCCGTTCCTGTTCGTGGCGGCGGCTTTCCCCGGCCAGCTCTATCACCAGTTCCTCGCGACCGGCTCGTCGCTGCGCAACAGCGGCCCGTTCGAGATCTTCACCTACTGGCCGCTCGCGCAGGACGTGCGCCGGATGGCCGACGCGAACGACGCGGTCGTGGTGACCGACGGGTACGGCTTCTCCTCGCAGATGGACTTCGAAGCCGGGATTCCGCCGGTGTTCGTCGGGTACAACGCGCAAGGCCAAGAAGCGAGGCACTGGTACGATCCCGACATGCACCCCAAACGCATCTTGTTCGTCGACAAAGAGGCGCTGGTCGCGGTCAAAGGCCGGCCCGAGACGTACCCGGGCCGGCCCGATTTCAACCGCCGGCTGCACGAAGCGTGCCGGGCGGTCGAGCCGGGGCCAGGCCTCGAGTACTCGTACACGGATCCGAGCGGCCACACCGTTCCGGCGCGGCGGTATTTCTTGACCTGGTGCATCGATCCGCGGCCGAACGCGCTGCGCATCCTGCGCTGGGAAGAGACGCCGCCCTCAGGGACCGCACGGCGTTGA
- a CDS encoding SDR family oxidoreductase, with protein sequence MSSPTTPAPDAGRTARAALITGAAAGLGRGIAVALARAGHPVAFTCRPGGTPPDRTLELVRAYDPGAVALAADLTDPGAAAALVRDVEAVRGPLGVVVHAVGPMTIRRFERCAPDDYRAVVEGNLGSAVALAAAVLPGMRARRFGRLVFFGMNGSSVTRPARGLALYGAAKAAVVTFARALALEEAEHGISVNVIEPGDIRDKDADRGAARAIPAKNPTGHAGSWEDVAAAVLFATAEENGFLNGMVLGVNGGLTRPHE encoded by the coding sequence GTGTCCTCGCCGACCACGCCCGCCCCGGACGCGGGCCGAACCGCCCGTGCCGCGCTGATCACCGGCGCGGCGGCCGGCTTGGGACGCGGGATCGCGGTCGCGCTGGCGCGGGCCGGACATCCGGTCGCGTTCACGTGCCGCCCGGGCGGGACGCCGCCGGACCGCACGCTCGAACTCGTTCGCGCTTACGACCCCGGCGCGGTGGCGCTCGCTGCCGACCTCACCGATCCCGGTGCGGCCGCCGCGCTGGTCCGGGACGTCGAGGCCGTGCGCGGCCCGCTCGGCGTCGTCGTGCACGCGGTCGGGCCGATGACGATCCGGCGCTTCGAGCGCTGCGCGCCGGACGACTACCGCGCCGTGGTCGAGGGGAACCTCGGCTCGGCGGTCGCGCTGGCCGCCGCCGTGCTGCCCGGGATGCGCGCGCGGCGCTTCGGGCGGCTCGTCTTCTTCGGTATGAACGGCTCGTCGGTGACCCGGCCGGCGCGCGGGCTGGCGCTCTACGGCGCCGCGAAGGCCGCCGTGGTCACCTTCGCGCGGGCGCTCGCGCTCGAAGAAGCCGAGCACGGCATCTCGGTCAACGTGATCGAGCCGGGCGACATCCGCGACAAAGATGCCGACCGGGGAGCGGCGCGGGCGATTCCGGCGAAGAACCCGACCGGACACGCGGGGTCGTGGGAAGACGTCGCGGCTGCGGTGCTGTTCGCAACGGCGGAAGAGAACGGGTTCTTGAACGGAATGGTGCTCGGGGTGAACGGTGGGCTGACGAGGCCGCACGAGTGA